Sequence from the Actinomyces slackii genome:
GAGCACCAGCCAGGCCAGGTACCCGCCCAGGAGGTGCTGGGCGGTCAGGCCCAGGTAGGCCAGGCCCACCGGCCCCTGGGAGTCGGCCAGGAACAGGGTGCTGGTGGCCGGGTCGTGGACCAGTCTCAGAGTGGACAGCCCGACGGCGTCGGGCGCCCCGGGCTCACCGGGCAGCCCCAGCGGGGGCAGCAGACCGCCGGCGATGGCCTGGCCGGTGTTGCAGTCGGTGGAGACCTGCAGCTCCAGGACCCGGTCAAGCCCCCAGGCCTGACGGATGCCGCTGGCCAGGCGCTGACCGTAGTCCTGCCCCAGGAGTCGGTGGAAGCGGGCCTGCGCGGAGCCATTGCCGTTGGTGAAGCCTCCCACCACGATAAGACCCGCGTCCTGGCCGGGCCCGGCCACCGGCTGAAGATAGGCGCCCATATGCCGTGGGGCCCCCGACAGGCCCCCGGGCATGGCGGCCCGCTCGGGACTGGGCCCGCCCGCGAGGTCGCGCATGGCCGCCTGCATCATCTCGACATCCCCGTCGGGGGCGTGGGCCAGGGTCATGACGAAGGCCAGGGGGTCCTCGCAGATGCCCCCGCGCCCGTAGCGGGCGATGAACCGCTCGACGAGCAGGTCGTAGAGATGGGACCGGGTCACCCAGGGGTCAGCCATGTCGGCGAGCGCCTCGACATCCTGGCGGAAGGGCCCCTGGCTGAGGGGATCAGCCCACTCCACCTGGGACTCGCAGTCCTCGTAGAGCAGGCCGCCGGGCCTGGTGCCCAGCTCACCGTCCGGGAAGATGCGGCCGGCGATCTCCTTGCCGCGGGTCAGCAGCTCGGCCCGAGCCGGCCCATCAGCGACCTCGACAATGGGGGCCAGCGCCCCCAGGCGCTCCAGGTCCTGGCGCCAGACCTCGCGCTGGCGCTGCGAGAGGGCCTGCCCCAGCGCGGGGAACGGGTCCTGCCCCCTGATCCAGGGGGGCCGGACATGCAGCGCCCCGGCCGCCAGAAGGCGCTCAAGACGACGGCGCGGCTGAGGACCGCCCAGGCGCCGGCCGGCCTCCTCCAGGCTCACGGCGGGCGGCTCCACCGGCGAGCGGGGCGCCGCCTCCCGGTGGGGGCGGGCCCCCGATCCAAGCCGATCCTCGCTCCCATCCTGGTCCGCGGACAGGGCCCGGTGGGCCGCCAGCAGCCACCGGGCGGGCTGGACGCGCTCCTGGCGGAAGGGCAGCCCGTCGGCATAGCTGTGCTCCCCGACGATGGCCAGCGGCCCGACCCATGCGGCCTGCCCGGAGGCCTCATCGGGCTCAGCGAGCACGGGCACGGCCTGACGCACGGGGAGCGCCTCGATGGCCAGGGAGCCGGATGTATCGACCTCGCCGGCCGCCCGCATCAACAGCCCGTGAGCCAGGTGGACGGCCACCGTGCACAGCCGCCGCCCCTTCCCGGCCCTGCCCGCCTCGGCCACCGTGGTCATCCCGGAGAAGGGGCTGGTCTTCAGGCCCGCCCGAGTGGCCAGCGCGTAGAGGCTGCGCACCTGGCGCGGATCCTCCAGTCTCGGGCCCCTCCTGACGATCTCTGCCACAAGCCCCGGGGCGGCGATCGCCAGGGAGCGCAGGTATCCGGGCTCGTCCAGGCCGGCGGCCAGCACCTGGCGGCTGCGCT
This genomic interval carries:
- a CDS encoding lantibiotic dehydratase → MTSPNLSLPTLVRVGGLPASAVPAPGPELLDALEDLRRLEESARRAGQDMLDPLYEIVPGLERQQRRAVLRAKRRIFQGRATGIPQDEAEALPEPAGTMLTRWDALMSRIAQARERLETAVAADMERSRQVLAAGLDEPGYLRSLAIAAPGLVAEIVRRGPRLEDPRQVRSLYALATRAGLKTSPFSGMTTVAEAGRAGKGRRLCTVAVHLAHGLLMRAAGEVDTSGSLAIEALPVRQAVPVLAEPDEASGQAAWVGPLAIVGEHSYADGLPFRQERVQPARWLLAAHRALSADQDGSEDRLGSGARPHREAAPRSPVEPPAVSLEEAGRRLGGPQPRRRLERLLAAGALHVRPPWIRGQDPFPALGQALSQRQREVWRQDLERLGALAPIVEVADGPARAELLTRGKEIAGRIFPDGELGTRPGGLLYEDCESQVEWADPLSQGPFRQDVEALADMADPWVTRSHLYDLLVERFIARYGRGGICEDPLAFVMTLAHAPDGDVEMMQAAMRDLAGGPSPERAAMPGGLSGAPRHMGAYLQPVAGPGQDAGLIVVGGFTNGNGSAQARFHRLLGQDYGQRLASGIRQAWGLDRVLELQVSTDCNTGQAIAGGLLPPLGLPGEPGAPDAVGLSTLRLVHDPATSTLFLADSQGPVGLAYLGLTAQHLLGGYLAWLVLIAEPWARLPPMADHWTSRERDRTGPRPDRLVHSPRITDGRLVTRRESWTFPAGELTGLLGADLTDSLLGVAGLRERWGLPAQVYAHQHLPPRGATFDEHKPFYVDLTCPASLLALRGWIDASAEHLSLIEALPGREQVAGTTGSGRATALEYLVSVQWPKSGEGGQ